The Zingiber officinale cultivar Zhangliang chromosome 10A, Zo_v1.1, whole genome shotgun sequence genome contains a region encoding:
- the LOC122026467 gene encoding uncharacterized protein LOC122026467: MVRGYDILQAFTSVAYPQCNGQAEVTNREILRVLQARLDHEGGSWVDELPGVLWVLRMMPKEGTGATPFHLVYGGEAIIPVEVRVESDRIKIYDENNAERRHLELDLVDET, encoded by the coding sequence ATGGTGCGAGGGTACGACATCCTgcaagccttcacctctgtagcatatCCCCAATGTAACGGGCAAGccgaagtcaccaatcgggagattTTACGAGTTCTtcaagctcggctcgaccatgaaggtgGCAGTTGGGTGGATGAGCTGCCTGGGGTATTATGGGTGCTCCGAATGATGCCCAAGGAGGGAACAGGAGCGACCCCCTTTCACCTGGTGTACGGGGGAGAAGCCATCATCCCGGTAGAAGTCAGGGTAGAATCCGACCGGATCAAAATCTACGACGAGAACAATGCTGAGCGGAGGCATTTGGAGCTGGACCTGGTGGACGAGACGTGA